In one Candidatus Dormiibacterota bacterium genomic region, the following are encoded:
- a CDS encoding NAD(P)-dependent oxidoreductase, which produces MTTLPRIGIVGTGRMGAGIAKRLHDVGYPIAALYDIHADTACETARETGGEVTASLARVTELSDVVITVVTDDAAMRAIFATAGDSLLQGAAGRIFINTATVTPAVHVEVERLAEERGGRSLEACMASSIPQAREGSLYLMVGGHKDVFESARPVLEKMSASLRYVGEAGKAAQLKALVNMVMNVNTAGLAEGLGLADALGLDLDVVREVFSQTGANSRVLETDGLDMQNRDHEVFFSADHAAKDSGIALALARDVDLRLPVAAAALGQFELMKQLGLGGLDKSGVSELTFAKRHGQDARDAAKGSRT; this is translated from the coding sequence ATGACCACGTTGCCCCGAATCGGTATCGTTGGGACCGGACGCATGGGCGCCGGCATCGCCAAACGGCTCCACGATGTCGGCTACCCGATCGCAGCCCTCTACGACATCCACGCGGACACCGCTTGCGAAACGGCGCGGGAGACCGGCGGCGAAGTGACCGCCTCGCTCGCCCGCGTCACGGAACTCAGCGATGTCGTCATCACGGTCGTGACCGACGATGCGGCTATGCGCGCTATTTTCGCGACCGCGGGAGATTCGCTGTTGCAAGGCGCGGCCGGGCGGATCTTCATCAACACCGCTACCGTGACGCCGGCCGTCCATGTCGAAGTCGAACGATTGGCCGAAGAGCGGGGCGGCCGTTCGCTCGAAGCCTGTATGGCGAGTTCGATTCCCCAAGCGCGCGAGGGCTCGCTGTATTTGATGGTTGGAGGCCACAAGGACGTGTTCGAGTCGGCTCGGCCGGTGCTGGAGAAGATGAGTGCCTCGCTGCGCTATGTTGGCGAGGCCGGGAAAGCCGCGCAACTCAAAGCGCTGGTGAATATGGTGATGAACGTCAATACGGCGGGACTCGCCGAGGGGCTAGGCCTAGCCGACGCTCTCGGTCTAGACTTAGATGTCGTGCGCGAAGTGTTCTCGCAGACCGGCGCAAACTCACGCGTGCTGGAGACCGATGGCCTGGATATGCAGAACCGGGATCACGAAGTGTTTTTCTCGGCCGACCACGCGGCGAAAGATTCCGGCATCGCGCTCGCGTTGGCACGCGACGTCGATCTGCGATTGCCGGTCGCCGCCGCCGCGCTGGGACAGTTCGAACTCATGAAGCAGTTGGGACTTGGCGGCCTCGATAAATCCGGCGTGTCGGAACTGACGTTTGCCAAGCGTCACGGGCAGGATGCCCGCGACGCGGCGAAAGGTTCGAGAACGTGA
- a CDS encoding alpha/beta hydrolase has product MSELPVRFEDGAETILERWGTSGPVMLLVHGMTSSRKGWERLAQAFSDRYRVFAYDQRGHGDAASVHRPMALSRGVRDLAEIAGGLAEPIDVVVGHSWGGAVAILGAPPIGARCVVAIDPMLNQAPDVWYAEYLAELDDVFALQGDEREQRVRSEYPGHPLDVEGKVHAMRSMSAAPIAGLQRENPIGDWPLPAALAAYDRPLLLAMADPGKSIVDAATLARVRAMVPPAVEIVTFTGAGHSLHRTDFEAFEREMRRFLRAGA; this is encoded by the coding sequence GTGAGCGAACTACCCGTACGCTTCGAAGACGGAGCGGAGACCATCCTCGAACGTTGGGGCACGTCCGGCCCGGTGATGCTGCTCGTGCACGGCATGACCAGTTCGCGCAAGGGCTGGGAGCGCTTGGCGCAGGCGTTCTCGGATCGTTACCGCGTCTTCGCATACGATCAACGCGGCCATGGGGACGCCGCATCGGTCCACCGCCCCATGGCGCTCTCGCGCGGCGTGCGCGACCTGGCGGAGATCGCAGGCGGTCTCGCCGAGCCGATCGACGTCGTGGTAGGGCACTCGTGGGGAGGTGCGGTCGCAATTCTCGGTGCTCCGCCGATCGGCGCACGGTGTGTCGTGGCGATCGACCCGATGCTCAATCAAGCGCCGGACGTGTGGTACGCCGAATACCTCGCCGAGCTCGACGATGTTTTTGCGTTGCAGGGCGACGAGCGGGAGCAGCGCGTACGCTCGGAGTATCCGGGCCATCCGCTCGACGTCGAAGGCAAGGTCCATGCGATGCGCTCGATGAGCGCGGCGCCCATCGCGGGGTTGCAGCGTGAGAATCCGATCGGCGATTGGCCCTTACCGGCGGCGCTTGCCGCTTACGACCGCCCGCTACTGTTAGCGATGGCCGATCCCGGCAAATCGATCGTCGACGCCGCTACGCTGGCGCGCGTGCGGGCGATGGTTCCGCCGGCGGTTGAGATCGTCACCTTCACCGGAGCCGGACACAGCCTCCACCGTACCGATTTCGAAGCCTTCGAGCGTGAGATGCGCCGGTTTCTGCGAGCCGGCGCATAG
- a CDS encoding NAD(P)-binding domain-containing protein, which translates to MMIGILGTTSKASTLAKIFTRAGSVTVSDPGHADRAERLAAELGAGAVAVTPYRQAMTSDILIFAMDWLDLDAALTQLGPLPNRIVIDAMLPEATITQNGARTLAHKLDSPHVVEAFVEPLPWNGVVNLCADDPDARARVTKLLRECGIEARNGGPLASAGTNERRARALAS; encoded by the coding sequence ATGATGATCGGCATTCTTGGAACCACGAGCAAGGCAAGCACACTCGCAAAAATCTTCACCCGGGCTGGATCGGTGACCGTCAGCGATCCAGGCCATGCGGATCGCGCCGAACGCTTGGCGGCCGAGTTGGGAGCCGGGGCCGTGGCCGTCACCCCCTATCGGCAGGCGATGACGAGCGATATCCTGATTTTTGCCATGGATTGGCTGGACCTCGATGCTGCCCTCACGCAGCTGGGCCCGCTTCCGAATCGAATCGTCATCGACGCGATGCTCCCGGAAGCCACGATAACGCAGAACGGCGCGCGGACGCTCGCCCACAAACTCGATAGCCCGCATGTGGTCGAGGCCTTTGTCGAGCCGCTCCCATGGAACGGTGTCGTGAACCTCTGCGCCGACGACCCGGATGCGCGGGCCCGCGTTACGAAGCTGCTGCGCGAATGCGGAATCGAAGCGCGCAACGGCGGCCCGCTCGCCAGCGCGGGAACCAACGAGCGGCGCGCTCGGGCCCTCGCGTCGTAG